A genomic window from Streptomyces sp. 846.5 includes:
- the uvrA gene encoding excinuclease ABC subunit UvrA, with protein MADRLIVRGAREHNLKNVSLDLPRDSLIVFTGLSGSGKSSLAFDTIFAEGQRRYVESLSSYARQFLGQMDKPDVDFIEGLSPAVSIDQKSTSRNPRSTVGTITEVYDYLRLLFARIGHPHCPVCGRPIARQSPQQIVDKVLELPEGTRFQLLSPLIRARKGEFVDLFADLQTKGYSRARVDGATIQLTEPPVLKKQEKHTIEVVIDRLTVKKSAQRRLTDSVETALKLSGGTVVLDFVDLPADDPERERMYSEHLYCTFDDISYEEMEPRSFSFNSPFGACPECTGLGSRMEVDPDLIVPDEEKSLDEGAIHPWSLGHTREYHQRLISALAKELGFRTDIPWAGLPQRARKALLYGHNSQVEVKFRNRFGRERSYITGFEGAVPFVQRRHSESETDSSRERFEGYMREVDCPACHGTRLKPVVLAVTMAGKSIAEVSSMSISDCADFLGAMELSDREKTIAERVLKEVNERLKFLVDVGLDYLSLNRAAGTLSGGEAQRIRLATQIGSGLVGVLYVLDEPSIGLHQRDNHRLIETLVRLRDLGNTLIVVEHDEDTIRTADWVVDIGPGAGEHGGHVVHSGSREGLLANKESLTGAYLSGRRSIPIPAMRRPIDPARHITVQGAREHNLQDVDVSFPLGTLTAITGVSGSGKSTLVNDILYTHLARELNGARSVPGRHTRVTGTDLVDKVVHVDQSPIGRTPRSNPATYTGVFDHVRRLFAETTEAKVRGYLPGRFSFNVKGGRCENCAGDGTIKIEMNFLPDVYVPCEVCHGARYNRETLDVHFKGKNIAEVLDMPIEEGLSFFEAVPPIARHLRTLTEVGLGYVRLGQSAPTLSGGEAQRVKLASELQKRSTGRTVYVLDEPTTGLHFEDISKLIKVLTGLVDKGNTVIVIEHNLDVIKTADWVVDMGPEGGNGGGLVVAEGTPEHIATVAESHTGKFLRDILGERVFAQEAAEEAAAAKKPAARKAADKKAPAKQSAAGKAAGKAVAKKAVAKKAAPGKK; from the coding sequence GTGGCAGACCGCCTCATCGTTCGCGGTGCTCGCGAGCACAACCTGAAGAACGTCTCGCTCGACCTGCCGCGTGACTCCCTCATCGTGTTCACCGGCCTCTCCGGGTCGGGCAAGTCGTCGCTGGCCTTCGACACCATCTTCGCGGAGGGCCAGCGCCGCTACGTCGAGTCGCTGTCCTCCTACGCCCGGCAGTTCCTCGGGCAGATGGACAAGCCCGACGTGGACTTCATCGAGGGCCTCTCCCCGGCCGTCTCGATCGACCAGAAGTCCACCTCGCGCAACCCCCGCTCCACCGTCGGCACCATCACCGAGGTCTACGACTACCTCCGGCTGCTCTTCGCGCGCATCGGCCACCCGCACTGCCCGGTCTGCGGGCGGCCCATCGCCCGGCAGTCGCCGCAGCAGATCGTGGACAAGGTGCTGGAACTGCCCGAGGGCACCAGGTTCCAGCTGCTCAGCCCGCTGATCCGGGCCCGCAAGGGCGAGTTCGTCGACCTCTTCGCCGATCTGCAGACCAAGGGCTACTCCAGAGCCAGGGTCGACGGCGCGACGATCCAGCTGACCGAGCCGCCGGTGCTCAAGAAGCAGGAGAAGCACACCATCGAGGTGGTCATCGACCGCCTCACCGTGAAGAAGAGCGCCCAGCGCCGGCTCACCGACTCGGTCGAGACCGCGCTCAAGCTCTCCGGCGGCACGGTCGTGCTGGACTTCGTCGACCTGCCGGCGGACGACCCCGAGCGTGAGCGGATGTACTCCGAGCACCTCTACTGCACCTTCGACGACATCTCCTACGAGGAGATGGAGCCGCGTTCCTTCTCCTTCAACTCGCCGTTCGGCGCCTGCCCCGAGTGCACCGGGCTGGGCTCGCGGATGGAGGTGGACCCGGACCTGATCGTCCCCGACGAGGAGAAGTCCCTCGACGAGGGCGCCATCCACCCCTGGTCGCTGGGCCACACCCGGGAGTACCACCAGCGGCTGATCAGCGCGCTGGCCAAGGAGTTGGGCTTCCGCACCGACATCCCCTGGGCCGGGCTGCCGCAGCGCGCCAGGAAGGCGCTGCTGTACGGGCACAACTCCCAGGTCGAGGTGAAGTTCCGGAACCGTTTCGGCCGCGAGCGCTCCTACATCACCGGCTTCGAGGGCGCGGTGCCGTTCGTCCAGCGGCGGCACTCCGAGTCCGAGACCGACAGCAGCCGGGAGCGCTTTGAGGGCTATATGCGCGAGGTGGACTGCCCGGCCTGTCACGGCACCCGGCTCAAGCCGGTGGTGCTCGCGGTGACCATGGCCGGGAAGTCCATCGCCGAGGTCTCCTCGATGTCCATCAGCGACTGCGCGGACTTCCTGGGCGCGATGGAGCTCTCCGACCGGGAGAAGACCATCGCCGAGCGGGTCCTCAAGGAGGTCAACGAGCGGCTGAAGTTCCTGGTCGACGTGGGCCTGGACTACCTCTCGCTGAACCGCGCCGCGGGCACCCTCTCCGGCGGCGAGGCCCAGCGGATCCGGCTGGCCACCCAGATCGGCTCCGGCCTGGTCGGCGTGCTCTACGTGCTGGACGAACCCTCGATCGGGCTGCACCAGCGCGACAACCACCGGCTGATCGAGACCCTGGTGCGGCTGCGCGACCTGGGCAACACCCTGATCGTGGTGGAGCACGACGAGGACACCATCCGCACCGCGGACTGGGTGGTGGACATCGGCCCGGGCGCGGGGGAGCACGGCGGCCATGTGGTGCACTCCGGTTCCCGTGAGGGGCTGCTGGCCAACAAGGAGTCGCTGACCGGCGCCTACCTCTCCGGCCGGCGCAGCATCCCCATCCCGGCCATGCGCCGGCCGATCGACCCCGCACGGCACATCACCGTGCAGGGCGCGCGCGAGCACAACCTGCAGGACGTGGACGTCAGCTTCCCGCTGGGCACCCTGACCGCGATCACCGGCGTCTCCGGCTCCGGCAAGTCCACGCTGGTCAACGACATCCTCTACACCCACCTGGCGCGCGAGCTCAACGGCGCCCGCAGCGTGCCCGGCCGGCACACCCGGGTCACCGGCACCGACCTGGTCGACAAGGTGGTCCATGTCGACCAGTCGCCGATCGGCCGCACCCCGCGGTCCAACCCGGCGACCTACACCGGCGTCTTCGACCATGTCCGCCGGCTGTTCGCGGAGACCACCGAGGCGAAGGTGCGCGGCTATCTGCCGGGCCGCTTCTCCTTCAACGTCAAGGGCGGCCGCTGCGAGAACTGCGCCGGCGACGGCACCATCAAGATCGAGATGAACTTCCTGCCGGACGTCTACGTCCCCTGCGAGGTGTGCCACGGCGCGCGCTACAACCGGGAGACGCTGGACGTCCACTTCAAGGGCAAGAACATCGCCGAGGTGCTGGACATGCCGATCGAGGAGGGCCTGTCCTTCTTCGAGGCCGTTCCGCCGATCGCCCGGCATCTGCGCACCCTCACCGAGGTCGGCCTCGGCTACGTCCGGCTCGGGCAGTCCGCGCCGACGCTCTCCGGCGGTGAGGCGCAGCGCGTCAAGCTGGCCTCCGAACTGCAGAAGCGCTCCACCGGACGCACCGTCTACGTCCTGGACGAGCCCACCACCGGGCTGCACTTCGAGGACATCAGCAAGCTGATCAAGGTGCTGACCGGGCTGGTCGACAAGGGCAACACGGTGATCGTGATCGAGCACAACCTGGATGTGATCAAGACCGCCGACTGGGTCGTCGACATGGGCCCCGAGGGCGGCAACGGCGGCGGCCTGGTCGTCGCCGAGGGCACCCCCGAGCACATCGCGACGGTGGCCGAGAGCCACACCGGCAAGTTCCTCCGCGACATCCTGGGGGAGAGGGTGTTCGCGCAGGAGGCGGCGGAGGAGGCCGCCGCCGCCAAGAAGCCGGCGGCGCGCAAGGCGGCGGACAAGAAGGCTCCGGCGAAGCAGTCGGCGGCCGGGAAGGCCGCGGGCAAGGCAGTGGCCAAGAAGGCGGTCGCGAAGAAGGCTGCCCCCGGTAAGAAGTAG
- the yvcK gene encoding uridine diphosphate-N-acetylglucosamine-binding protein YvcK, which yields MASHIVAGRQQARRRGAPRITALGGGQGLAASLRALRRLTGDLTAVVTVADDGGSSGRLRAELGVLPPGDLRKALAALCGDDDWGRTWSEVIQHRFQSDGELHGHAVGNLLIVALWEKLGDPVEALEYVGRLLGAHGRVLPMSAVPLDIEATVRGLDPEDPERLSTVRGQAEVAVTPGEVESVRLLPHDPPAVPEAVAAVREADWVVLGPGSWFTSVLPHLMIPDLRDALVQTRSRKVLALNLVAQPGETEGFSPQRHLEVLGAHAPDLTVDFVLANAGTVADPEALRSAAKRLGAELVLDNVAAPDGQSDNNQAENGPLNGSSGRHDPELLAAAYDRIFRMHGRIAPWR from the coding sequence GTGGCGTCACACATCGTTGCTGGACGGCAGCAGGCGCGACGCCGAGGCGCTCCGAGGATCACCGCGCTCGGCGGCGGACAGGGCCTGGCGGCCTCGCTGCGGGCGCTGCGCAGACTCACCGGAGACCTCACCGCCGTGGTCACCGTCGCCGACGACGGTGGCTCCAGCGGGCGGCTGCGCGCCGAGTTGGGCGTGCTGCCGCCAGGGGACCTGCGCAAGGCGCTGGCCGCGCTGTGCGGTGACGACGACTGGGGCCGGACCTGGTCCGAGGTGATCCAGCACCGCTTCCAGAGCGACGGCGAACTGCACGGCCACGCCGTGGGGAACCTGCTGATCGTGGCCCTGTGGGAGAAGCTCGGCGACCCGGTCGAGGCCCTGGAGTACGTCGGCAGGCTGCTCGGCGCACACGGCCGGGTGCTGCCCATGTCCGCGGTGCCGCTGGACATCGAGGCCACCGTACGGGGTCTCGACCCGGAGGACCCCGAGCGGCTGTCCACCGTGCGCGGGCAGGCCGAAGTCGCGGTCACCCCGGGCGAGGTGGAGTCGGTGCGGTTGCTACCGCACGACCCGCCGGCGGTGCCCGAGGCGGTCGCCGCGGTGCGCGAGGCGGACTGGGTGGTGCTGGGCCCGGGCTCCTGGTTCACCAGCGTGCTGCCGCATCTGATGATCCCTGACCTGCGCGACGCCCTGGTGCAGACCCGGTCCCGGAAGGTGCTGGCGCTCAACCTGGTGGCGCAGCCCGGCGAGACCGAGGGCTTCTCTCCGCAGCGCCACCTGGAGGTGCTCGGCGCCCACGCCCCGGACCTCACCGTCGACTTCGTGCTCGCCAACGCGGGTACCGTGGCCGACCCGGAGGCCCTGCGCAGTGCGGCCAAACGCCTCGGCGCCGAACTGGTACTCGACAACGTCGCCGCCCCGGACGGGCAGTCGGACAACAACCAAGCGGAGAACGGTCCGTTGAACGGCTCCTCCGGGCGACACGACCCGGAGCTTCTGGCCGCAGCGTACGACCGGATCTTCAGGATGCATGGAAGGATCGCGCCATGGCGATGA
- the whiA gene encoding DNA-binding protein WhiA, with protein MAMTAAVKDEISRLPVTRACCRKAEVSAILRFAGGLHLVSGRIVIEAELDTGVAARRLRKDLLEIFGHSSDLVVMAPGGLRRGSRYVVRVVKDGDLLARQTGLVDGRGRPIRGLPPAVVSGATCDAEAAWRGAFLAHGSLTEPGRSSSLEITCPGSEAALALVGAARRLGIPAKAREVRGVDRVVIRDGDAIGALLTRLGAHESVLAWEERRMRREVRATANRLANFDDANLRRSARAAVAAGARVQRALEILGEEVPEHLAAAGRLRMEHKQASLEELGSLADPPLTKDAVAGRIRRLLAMADKRASELGLPSTEHSLSEGDSYAGESYGADAYGSESYRKESYGAQELAAH; from the coding sequence ATGGCGATGACGGCAGCGGTGAAGGACGAAATCAGCCGGCTCCCCGTCACCCGGGCATGCTGCCGCAAGGCGGAGGTGTCGGCGATCCTGCGGTTCGCGGGCGGTCTGCACCTGGTGAGCGGACGCATCGTGATCGAGGCGGAGCTGGACACCGGCGTTGCGGCACGGCGGCTGCGCAAGGACCTGTTGGAGATCTTCGGACACTCCTCGGACCTGGTGGTGATGGCCCCCGGCGGGCTGCGACGCGGCAGCCGGTACGTGGTGCGGGTGGTGAAGGACGGCGACCTGCTGGCCCGGCAGACCGGGCTGGTGGACGGGCGCGGACGGCCGATCCGGGGTCTTCCGCCGGCGGTGGTCTCCGGGGCGACCTGTGACGCCGAGGCGGCCTGGCGCGGGGCCTTCCTGGCACATGGCTCGCTCACCGAGCCGGGCAGGTCCTCCTCGCTGGAGATCACCTGCCCGGGGTCGGAGGCGGCGCTGGCCCTGGTCGGCGCGGCCCGCCGGCTGGGCATCCCGGCCAAGGCCCGCGAGGTGCGCGGGGTGGACCGGGTGGTGATCCGGGACGGCGACGCCATCGGCGCGCTGCTGACCCGGCTGGGCGCGCACGAGTCGGTGCTGGCCTGGGAGGAGCGGCGGATGCGCCGCGAGGTCCGGGCGACGGCGAACCGGCTGGCCAACTTCGACGACGCCAACCTGCGCCGCTCGGCCCGGGCCGCGGTGGCCGCGGGCGCCCGGGTGCAGCGGGCGCTGGAGATCCTCGGCGAGGAGGTCCCGGAGCACCTGGCCGCGGCCGGACGCCTGCGGATGGAGCACAAGCAGGCCTCGCTGGAGGAACTGGGCTCGCTGGCCGACCCGCCGCTGACCAAGGACGCGGTGGCCGGGCGGATCCGGCGGCTGCTGGCGATGGCGGACAAGCGGGCGTCGGAGCTGGGCCTGCCCAGCACCGAGCACAGCCTGTCCGAGGGCGACTCCTACGCCGGCGAGTCCTACGGCGCGGACGCGTACGGCAGTGAGTCCTACCGCAAGGAGTCGTACGGAGCCCAGGAGCTGGCCGCGCACTGA
- a CDS encoding Rieske (2Fe-2S) protein has product METADCGGCCGTDRRALLRGAAAVGVAGVAGLALAACSTASGSTGTSTSSGPTTLGPTSDVPVGGGKVYKDQKIVVTQPVSGQFKAFSAVCTHAGCLVDGVQGGTIVCPCHGSRFKVADGSVANGPASSPLPAKTVAVQNGNLVFTA; this is encoded by the coding sequence ATGGAGACCGCCGACTGCGGAGGCTGCTGCGGCACCGACCGACGCGCGCTGCTGCGCGGCGCGGCCGCCGTGGGGGTGGCCGGCGTCGCCGGGCTGGCGCTCGCCGCCTGCTCGACCGCCTCCGGCAGCACCGGCACCAGCACCTCCTCCGGGCCGACCACGCTGGGGCCGACCAGTGACGTCCCGGTCGGCGGCGGCAAGGTCTACAAGGACCAGAAGATCGTGGTGACCCAGCCCGTCTCCGGCCAGTTCAAGGCGTTCAGCGCGGTCTGCACCCACGCGGGCTGCCTGGTCGACGGGGTGCAGGGCGGCACCATCGTGTGCCCCTGCCACGGCAGCCGGTTCAAGGTCGCCGACGGCTCCGTCGCCAACGGTCCGGCGTCGTCCCCGCTGCCGGCCAAGACGGTGGCCGTCCAGAACGGCAACCTGGTCTTCACCGCCTGA
- a CDS encoding maleylpyruvate isomerase family mycothiol-dependent enzyme, whose protein sequence is MTAPAQIPTQSITQAAEATERLLHSVEAMVPGRLYQPSALPGWTRGHVLTHIARNADALCNLLRGARASQPIPMYPSLEARERAIEDGAKRSLPEHLADLRASALRFVGACEAMPDAAWPIEVPHRLGAFPAFGVPYKRVSELEYHHVDLALDYTPAHWPADFVARELAALTARFRDNADLPTLYLHDSDSDTGYRIGRAPQRTPEPLRLSGPAAALVAWLSGRSDGSALGVPTADLPALPPLG, encoded by the coding sequence ATGACCGCCCCTGCCCAGATCCCCACGCAGAGCATCACCCAGGCCGCGGAGGCCACCGAACGGCTGCTGCACAGCGTCGAGGCGATGGTTCCCGGCCGGCTGTACCAGCCCTCCGCGCTGCCGGGCTGGACCAGGGGCCATGTCCTCACCCACATCGCACGCAACGCCGACGCGCTCTGCAACCTGCTGCGCGGTGCCCGCGCCTCGCAGCCCATCCCGATGTACCCGAGCCTGGAGGCCCGCGAGCGCGCCATCGAGGACGGGGCCAAGCGGTCGCTCCCCGAGCACCTCGCCGACCTGCGCGCCTCCGCGCTCCGCTTCGTCGGCGCCTGCGAGGCCATGCCGGACGCGGCCTGGCCGATCGAGGTCCCGCACCGGCTCGGCGCGTTCCCCGCCTTCGGCGTCCCGTACAAGCGCGTCTCCGAGCTCGAGTACCACCATGTCGACCTGGCCCTGGACTACACCCCGGCGCACTGGCCCGCCGACTTCGTCGCCCGCGAGCTCGCCGCGCTCACCGCCCGCTTCCGCGACAACGCCGACCTGCCGACGCTGTACCTGCACGACTCCGACAGCGACACCGGCTACCGCATCGGCCGCGCCCCGCAGCGGACCCCGGAGCCGTTGCGGCTCTCCGGGCCGGCCGCGGCACTGGTCGCCTGGCTCTCCGGGCGCTCCGACGGATCCGCGTTGGGCGTGCCCACCGCCGACCTGCCGGCGCTGCCGCCGCTAGGCTGA
- the rapZ gene encoding RNase adapter RapZ, which produces MSESGGETVPELVIISGMSGAGRSTAAKCLEDLGWFVVDNLPPSLIPTMVDLGARSQGAVARIGAVVDVRGRSFFDDLLASLEDLERRGVRLRVLFLEASDDALVRRFESVRRPHPLQGDGRIVDGIEQERTLLRDLRGEADLVIDTSSLNVHELRAKMDAQFSDDQEPQLRATVMSFGFKYGLPVDADLVVDCRFLPNPHWVPELRPRTGTDEEVARYVFDQPGAKEFLDQYADLLRIVTEGYRREGKRYMTLAVGCTGGKHRSVAMSERLAKRLIADGLETVLVHRDMGRE; this is translated from the coding sequence GTGAGTGAGTCCGGCGGTGAGACCGTACCCGAGCTGGTGATCATCTCCGGCATGTCCGGGGCCGGCCGCAGTACGGCCGCGAAATGCCTGGAGGACCTCGGCTGGTTCGTCGTCGACAACCTGCCGCCGTCGCTGATACCGACGATGGTCGACCTGGGCGCCCGCTCGCAGGGCGCGGTGGCGCGGATAGGCGCTGTCGTGGACGTGCGCGGCCGCAGCTTCTTCGACGACCTGCTGGCCTCGCTGGAGGACCTGGAGCGGCGCGGCGTCCGGCTGCGGGTGCTGTTCCTGGAGGCATCCGACGACGCGCTGGTGCGCCGGTTCGAGAGCGTGCGCCGCCCGCATCCGCTGCAGGGCGACGGGCGCATCGTGGACGGCATCGAACAGGAGCGCACCCTGCTGCGCGACCTGCGCGGCGAGGCCGACCTGGTGATCGACACCTCCAGCCTCAACGTCCATGAGCTGCGCGCCAAGATGGACGCCCAGTTCTCCGACGACCAGGAGCCGCAGCTCCGCGCCACGGTGATGTCCTTCGGCTTCAAGTACGGCCTGCCGGTCGACGCCGACCTGGTCGTGGACTGCCGGTTCCTGCCCAATCCGCACTGGGTCCCGGAGCTGCGCCCGCGCACCGGGACGGACGAGGAGGTGGCCCGCTATGTCTTCGACCAGCCGGGCGCCAAGGAGTTCCTGGACCAGTACGCCGATCTCCTCAGGATCGTCACCGAGGGCTATCGCCGGGAGGGCAAGCGCTACATGACACTTGCCGTAGGCTGCACCGGAGGGAAGCACCGCAGCGTCGCGATGTCGGAACGGCTGGCGAAACGGCTGATCGCCGACGGGCTGGAGACGGTGCTGGTGCACCGGGACATGGGGCGCGAGTAG
- the gap gene encoding type I glyceraldehyde-3-phosphate dehydrogenase, protein MTIRVGINGFGRIGRNFFRAVIAQGADIEIVGVNDLTDTKTLAHLLKYDSTLGTLHAEVSHSDDSITVDGKSFKVTAERDPAALKWGELGADIVIESTGFFTKAEQAKKHLVGGAKKVLISAPASNEDITVVMGVNDDKLDVAKHTIISNASCTTNCVAPMAKVLHEAFGIVKGMMTTVHAYTNDQVTLDFPHKDLRRARAAALSIIPTSTGAAKATALVLPELKGKLDGTSLRVPVPTGSITDLVVDLEREVTKDEVNAAFQKASQGQLKGYLYYNEDEIVSRDIVNSPFSCIFDAPLTMVQGNQVKIFGWYDNEWGYSNRLVNLTTLVGGQL, encoded by the coding sequence GTGACGATCCGGGTAGGCATCAACGGGTTCGGCCGCATTGGTCGTAACTTCTTCCGTGCGGTTATCGCCCAGGGCGCGGACATCGAGATCGTCGGTGTCAACGACCTGACCGACACCAAGACCCTGGCGCACCTGCTCAAGTACGACTCGACCCTGGGCACCCTGCACGCCGAGGTGTCCCACAGCGACGACAGCATCACCGTCGACGGCAAGAGCTTCAAGGTCACCGCCGAGCGTGACCCCGCCGCCCTGAAGTGGGGCGAGCTGGGCGCCGACATCGTGATCGAGTCGACCGGCTTCTTCACCAAGGCCGAGCAGGCCAAGAAGCACCTGGTCGGTGGCGCCAAGAAGGTCCTGATCTCGGCTCCGGCCAGCAATGAGGACATCACCGTCGTCATGGGCGTCAACGACGACAAGCTCGACGTCGCCAAGCACACCATCATCTCCAACGCCTCCTGCACCACCAACTGTGTGGCGCCGATGGCGAAGGTCCTGCACGAGGCGTTCGGCATCGTCAAGGGCATGATGACGACGGTGCACGCGTACACCAACGACCAGGTCACCCTGGACTTCCCGCACAAGGACCTGCGTCGCGCCCGCGCCGCGGCCCTGAGCATCATTCCGACCTCCACCGGTGCCGCCAAGGCCACCGCGCTGGTGCTGCCGGAGCTCAAGGGCAAGCTGGACGGCACATCGCTGCGCGTCCCGGTCCCCACCGGCTCCATCACCGACCTGGTGGTGGACCTGGAGCGCGAGGTCACCAAGGACGAGGTCAACGCGGCCTTCCAGAAGGCGTCCCAGGGTCAGCTCAAGGGCTACCTGTACTACAACGAGGACGAGATCGTCTCCCGCGACATCGTCAACTCGCCGTTCTCCTGCATCTTCGACGCCCCGCTGACCATGGTCCAGGGCAACCAGGTGAAGATCTTCGGCTGGTACGACAACGAGTGGGGCTACTCCAACCGCCTCGTCAACCTGACCACCCTCGTCGGTGGCCAGCTCTGA
- the uvrC gene encoding excinuclease ABC subunit UvrC yields the protein MADPSTYRPAPGQIPTSPGVYKFRDANSRVIYVGKAKSLRPRLSSYFQDLANLHPRTRQMVTTAASVEWTVVGTEVEALQLEYSWIKEFDPRFNVKYRDDKSYPSLAVTLNEEFPRVQVMRGPKKRGVRYFGPYGHAWAIRETVDLLLRVFPVRTCSAGVFKRAEQVGRPCLLGYIGKCSAPCVGRVTPEQHRELAEEFCDFMAGRTGTYLRRLEREMKEAAAEMEYERAGRLRDDIEALNRAMEKNAVVLADGTDADLLAIAEDELEAAVQIFHVRGGRVRGQRGWVTDKVENVDTAGLVEHALLQLYGEETGEAVPREVLVPALPQPVEPVSVWLGQRRGSAVDLRVPQRGDKRELMVTVERNAAQALALHKTKRAADLTTRSVALQEIADALGLETAPLRIECYDISHLQGQDVVASMVVFEDGLARKSEYRRFAIKSFEGQDDVRSMHEVITRRFRHQEQPGERDEETGKPRRFAYPPQLIVVDGGEPQVAAAQRALTELGVTDVALCGLAKRLEEVWLPDEDDPVVLPRSSEGLYLLQRVRDEAHRFAITYQRQKRAKRLTAGALDSVPGLGESRRQALLKHFGSLKRLRAATVEEICEVPGVGRRTAEAVIAALAGQRPAAPAVNTATGEILEEPSGQVTRPSESGKPQPTPGVDTNDEMDEMSETGEPT from the coding sequence ATGGCCGACCCGTCCACGTACCGTCCAGCACCGGGGCAGATCCCGACGTCGCCCGGCGTCTACAAGTTCCGTGACGCCAACTCCAGGGTGATCTACGTCGGGAAGGCGAAGAGCCTGCGCCCCAGGCTGTCCTCCTACTTCCAGGACCTGGCCAATCTTCACCCGCGCACCCGGCAGATGGTCACCACGGCCGCCTCGGTGGAGTGGACCGTGGTCGGGACCGAGGTCGAGGCGCTGCAGCTGGAGTACAGCTGGATCAAGGAGTTCGACCCGCGCTTCAACGTCAAGTACCGCGACGACAAGAGCTATCCCTCGCTCGCGGTGACGCTGAACGAGGAGTTCCCGCGGGTGCAGGTGATGCGCGGCCCCAAGAAGCGCGGGGTGCGCTATTTCGGGCCCTACGGGCACGCCTGGGCGATCCGGGAGACCGTCGACCTGCTGCTCCGCGTGTTCCCGGTGCGCACCTGCTCCGCCGGAGTGTTCAAGCGCGCGGAGCAGGTCGGCCGGCCCTGCCTGCTGGGCTACATCGGCAAGTGCTCGGCGCCCTGCGTCGGCCGGGTCACCCCGGAGCAGCACCGCGAACTCGCCGAGGAGTTCTGCGACTTCATGGCCGGGCGGACCGGCACCTACCTCCGCCGTCTCGAACGCGAGATGAAGGAGGCCGCCGCCGAGATGGAGTACGAGCGGGCCGGGCGGCTGCGCGACGACATCGAGGCGCTGAACCGCGCCATGGAGAAGAACGCGGTCGTCCTGGCCGACGGCACCGACGCCGACCTGCTGGCCATCGCCGAGGACGAACTCGAGGCCGCGGTCCAGATCTTCCATGTCCGCGGCGGCCGGGTCAGGGGCCAGCGCGGCTGGGTCACCGACAAGGTCGAGAACGTCGACACCGCGGGACTGGTCGAGCACGCCCTGCTCCAGCTGTACGGGGAGGAGACCGGCGAGGCCGTTCCGCGCGAGGTGCTGGTCCCGGCGCTGCCGCAGCCGGTGGAGCCGGTGTCGGTGTGGCTCGGCCAGCGCCGGGGCAGCGCGGTGGACCTGCGGGTGCCGCAGCGCGGCGACAAGCGCGAGCTGATGGTCACCGTGGAGCGCAACGCCGCCCAGGCCCTGGCCCTGCACAAGACCAAGCGCGCCGCCGACCTCACCACCCGCAGCGTCGCCCTCCAGGAGATCGCCGACGCGCTGGGCCTGGAGACCGCACCGCTGCGGATCGAGTGCTACGACATCTCCCACCTCCAGGGGCAGGACGTGGTCGCCTCCATGGTGGTGTTCGAGGACGGCCTGGCCCGCAAGAGCGAGTACCGCCGCTTCGCCATCAAGAGCTTCGAGGGCCAGGACGACGTCCGCTCGATGCACGAGGTGATCACCCGCCGGTTCCGGCACCAGGAGCAGCCGGGCGAGCGGGACGAGGAGACCGGCAAGCCGCGCCGCTTCGCCTATCCGCCGCAGCTGATCGTGGTGGACGGCGGCGAGCCGCAGGTCGCGGCGGCCCAGCGGGCGCTGACCGAGCTGGGGGTCACCGATGTGGCGCTGTGCGGGCTGGCCAAGCGCCTGGAGGAGGTCTGGCTCCCGGACGAGGACGACCCGGTGGTGCTGCCGCGCAGCAGCGAGGGCCTCTACCTGCTGCAGCGGGTCCGCGACGAGGCGCACCGGTTCGCCATCACCTACCAGCGCCAGAAGCGCGCCAAGCGGCTCACCGCGGGCGCCCTGGACTCCGTACCGGGCCTCGGCGAGAGCCGGCGGCAGGCGCTGCTCAAGCACTTCGGCTCCCTGAAGCGGCTCAGGGCGGCGACAGTGGAGGAGATCTGCGAGGTTCCCGGCGTCGGCCGGCGCACGGCCGAGGCAGTGATCGCCGCCCTGGCCGGGCAGCGCCCGGCGGCCCCCGCGGTCAACACCGCGACTGGTGAGATCCTCGAAGAGCCCAGTGGCCAGGTCACTCGTCCGAGTGAAAGCGGGAAGCCGCAGCCGACGCCGGGCGTTGACACCAATGACGAGATGGACGAGATGTCCGAAACAGGGGAGCCCACGTGA